A portion of the Salmo trutta chromosome 1, fSalTru1.1, whole genome shotgun sequence genome contains these proteins:
- the LOC115197155 gene encoding voltage-dependent T-type calcium channel subunit alpha-1I-like, translating to MSDKSSSPALPDDLSLDDQSVHQLLVREGKEERGSDSQGSEEAGGGGDSLTQGQTGGSRRCRAHSSVAEEGAPLLVEVGVHQRHKTPSHHSPGGTSCSSTKAGEGSDEGGRGGGGGRVGAASASGSPALIRLPTEFFHPVAAAALPAPPRARVGRTSRGLRLTSPASWSSLRSPGAHSRVLCTQYPSHSDSSLATGSSDGSLQTTLEEGLSFSVSPPQDLVSPLPPLPLLCPPLPEDPTSCPAGQTLRPRPSPSSGPALTLQATRGHQRSQSSGRGSISPGYNREDSMDPVPCDLEDLGIGISSSIGGCGSSQAGNSEHLSETLSSLSLTSLLSPASLASPGVKKCNSTGSLNQGARRGEGRQILGLELDHQGFLANPWGESGGGRGEEGRREKFDVFDNV from the exons ATGTCAGACAAGTCGTCGTCTCCGGCCCTACCTGATGACCTCAGCCTGGACGACCAGAGTGTCCACCAGCTGCTGGTGCGGGAGGGcaag GAGGAGAGGGGCAGTGACTCCCAGGGCTCAGAGGAGGCTGGCGGAGGAGGGGACTCCTTGACCCAGGGCCAGACAGGGGGGTCGAGGCGCTGCAGGGCCCACAGTTCAGTAGCCGAGGAGGGGGCTCCACTCCTGGTGGAGGTGGGGGTCCATCAGAGACACAAGACCCCATCCCACCACAGCCCTG gTGGCACCTCTTGCAGTAGCACTAAGGCAGGAGAAGGATCagatgagggaggaagaggaggagggggaggaagagtagGAGCGGCCAGTGCCTCTGGTTCTCCTGCTCTTATCCGTCTGCCAACGGAGTTCTTCCACCCTGTGGCAGCAGCGGCCCTGCCGGCGCCCCCTAGGGCCAGAGTAGGGCGCACCTCACGGGGCCTCAGACTCACCTCCCCGGCCTCCTGGTCCTCCCTGCGCTCCCCAGGAGCCCACAGCCGGGTGCTCTGCACGCAG taCCCGTCCCATAGTGACTCGTCTCTGGCCACGGGGAGCTCCGATGGCAGCCTCCAGACCACCCTGGAGGAAGGACTCAGCTTCAGTGTTTCGCCCCCTCAAGACCTGgtgtcccccctcccccctctccccctgctctgCCCCCCGCTCCCTGAGGATCCCACCAGCTGCCCAGCAGGCCAGACTCTGAGACCGCGGCCCAGCCCCTCGTCAGGCCCTGCCCTCACCCTCCAGGCCACTCGGGGCCACCAGCGGAGCCAGAGCAGCGGCAGGGGTAGCATCAGCCCCGGCTACAACCGGGAGGACTCCATGGACCCCGTTCCATGTGACCTGGAGGACCTGGGCATCGGGATCAGTTCGTCCATCGGGGGGTGTGGCTCCAGCCAGGCGGGCAACAGCGAACACTTGTCGGAAACGCTAAGCAGCCTGTCGCTCACATCGTTGCTCTCGCCCGCCTCCCTCGCATCCCCGGGGGTGAAGAAATGCAACAGCACGGGGAGCTTGAACCAGGGggcgaggaggggggaggggagacagaTCCTAGGGTTGGAGTTGGACCACCAAGGCTTCCTGGCCAACCCttggggagagagtgggggaggcagaggagaagagggac GCAGAGAGAAGTTTGACGTTTTTGACAACGTGTGA